From the Pocillopora verrucosa isolate sample1 chromosome 11, ASM3666991v2, whole genome shotgun sequence genome, the window TATCACGTATGTCGTAAAACCTAAATGCTGCCCTCTAAACTTTCGGAACTCCATATTAAGGCgtagtaaaatttttaaaataaaaactgcttCCTGCCGGTTAGATATCAATATCTACGTACTATGGGCTGGAAAAGATTTGAAACTGCATCGTTAATTCCTTGTTTATTTAAGGGATCGTTTCTTCAAGGCTATACATTTTAATTGGAATTAGAATAGCATGGTCAGTAAACTGCATTTTAATATGTTGTTGTTAAATCAATGTGATCAAAATGCATTCTAGAAGTTGGAATTTGGGAAGATTTTGAGAATGTACCGGCTTTGATTCATCCCAACTAGAAATCAGATACTCAACAGGAAATCCTACTTATAAAATATTGTCTTTAGTTGTTACGCGAGCACTTGCGGTGAAGCTAAACagtaaatgacaaaataaagAACGCTTCCGCCGAAGGCAAACAGTCCACTTACTGGATGCAAATTTTGCAGGGAATCAACTCTTCTGAGGCTCCAATTTATGACATAAGTATCCCTGTTTCCCAAACTACCAACCAGACCTTGTCTCGAAAACACTGTTCTCATCACATGATGTCGATTTAAGAGTGGAGTATTTTCTTCTGTCGTTGAAAGCCTATGTTTACATAAATACTCAATGATAATTTTACTGCCTTGAAGTCTGGAGAAGGGGCTTTACAGAGTAACAGGAAGGAGAGGAGGCAATgattttgtcacctttttctttattactgTTGTGCCCAAAACTTGCATATATCCATTATGTTTGATCCATGTTGTCACTGATAAACAATTTCCAATGTGCAGTTACCCTAAAAGAGACTTGGTAGGAtggattttatcttttaattacCTCCAGGAAATGGAATGATTGGATTACAAAAGAACTAGGTTTGCAAAATCTTGTTTAATTTGAAAGCAAGTGTACATTACCTGAAAATGTAGAAGGCATTATGAATCTGCTTTGTGCATTGTCAGCTGTCTTGGTTTTGTCTTGATTAAATGAGAGAGCATAAGAAGCCCCATGCCAAGACACTTTTTAAGTTTGCTGGCCGGCAGGTTATGTGCCATTTTCATGGTGTGAGGACTCTAAATTTTATACCTGGGATGTGGATAGCAAAGTTGCCCATGAGTTTACCACCCTCAGTAGTTAGCAGGATTTTCTTAATCATAAATTTTACAAGGCctaattttatatattttgcTTCAATTATATCCTTggatcaaattttatttgaaccaaggataaaaattttaatttcaaattttatctgaacctttgtttcaaactcattatcatacattacaatacccaaaaacaaaagaaaataaaatttgaaccaaggataaaattgaaccacaacatatatgTGCAATAAGTTAAGAATTGAGAGGCCTCTGATAGTCAGCTATttaaataagacaaaaaagtaaaactggACTAAATTGtgaccttttctttctttcttttatgcTTGGAAAGACTGATTAATACTAGAAAGacaatcattttttaaataaagaggAATAGATTCTCATGCCCTTGGGGCTCTCGTTTGTTTATGGGCAGCTGCAGTTGTTTTTAGTGGCCAGCTGTTAAAAATCTCTGGAGAACGTTGTGTTCAACTGAGAAAAGTCTTGGACTAGATGTCTTACTGTCAAAgctcttttctctttccttagCTTTCACATGTGATCCAGGACATTATGTTGATGTGACAAGTAAGACCTTGGAGTGTAAAGCTTGTGCTAAAGGAACATACAGTGTTGGAGGAGGGGTGCGCTTCAGCGACTGGGATAAACTTCCAACTGGATTTGAGAGTCGCACAGTAGATGAGCATTATCAGGAATATGGATATGACAATGAATACTTCAAAGAAGCAACTGGAGCTAACTGCTCAAAGTAGggagataaaataatttttgtttgtctgtctcCCAGCAAGTTGTTATATTGGGAAATTTGCATTGAGTAGTACATATCAAGGTCATCTAGGATTGCCTtagttttgctttgctttgctctGAGGTTCAGAGGATTTGTCACCTTTTCAGCTTCTCATTCCTCTTTGATGACTTTAATGTTGGCTTCCAACAAAGCCTTggacatttgaacttttgaaagcAAAAAACTGTGTTCACATGCCctaccaaattttttttgtgaaaggtAAAATCAATGACCCTGACTTTTTACACATAAACCATGTGTTAAAACTTAGACCCGGTAGACCCTTTCTTCTGCACTGTTCGCTtgtaaaagttaattttgtacCTTAAACTTCTCCATATTTAAAGATGTAATTCTTGTATTCTACTGAAAAGACTGGACACTTCAAGATCAAATTCCTCACCCCAGCTAGGTAAGGTTCAAATTCATCATGCCCCAATCATGGATGACAGCGAATTGCCTGTGGGTTGTAATGCCCCTCACAgaggcagcaccacagtttctttagaaacttactcctcTTAGGACTACCCTCACCTAAACAATTAGActccatgatcaaaaaatacCCAGGTTCAAGCCATTTACTATAGGCCAATTCTTGTTCTTAAAAAACTTTCTTGAGTCATTTGTGAATCTTGGTTTGTTCTTTATTTTAGGACTGGATGGTTACCATCAGGCGACAGTATCATGTCACCAGAAGATGAATGCACCTCAGAACTGTCATATGCCGTCACTGTGAGTTTCAAACaatctttttgttcttttaattaaattaacacCCATCTGGGTTCTTTGTGCTAGAATAATTTGGGGTATAATATTCTCTGCTTTTAACTAAAGGTTTCTGTCAGAATATTTATCTACAGAACTACTGTTAGTAATGCAtcttaaaaattatctttatttttttgtggatACAGCTAGAAAGAGATGGTCATGTGCAATTTGATTATTACTACACTGACGACATCTACACTGTTTTCCGCGTAtttgtaagtattttttttatagtacCCTTTGTGATTTTGAAATTGAAGAATGGCTAATAATCTGTGTCAGTATTATTAATAACTGTAATAGGTATATTTATGCATTGTTGACTAAGTGTggggtcaagatggctggatagtGGCATTCttatttttcacattttaatgGCCcgcttcaagaatttttttttcttgtatggTATCAAAGTGGGCAATCCTGAGCGATGGGCTGCTTTgtaataatgtttttgttttgtatacCTATATTATTTAACCAACAAAGGAGTCCAGGAATCTTAAACGCACTTGATGTATTGAATtgtgattatttatttatttgtctgtCGTTTAGTAACAGGTGtagatttcattattttatatttttaggtGAATAAATAAGAGAATAtaataaacagaaattttaatgGTTCAGACATTCTCCTCCATCTTCTCTTTACTGGTGAGCAGGGACATTCAAGAACCCCACATATGTAAAAGGAAGGTAGCCCCCAGTAGTGTTTGTGTCAGGCTTGTTATAATTCATATGggcccccatttaaaccagctttaaagCTGAACTTGGCCGCCTGTGTGCTATTGCAAATGAATTTTTGAATAAATAAGcatcaatttaatttttagtgttttcaGGTAAGAAATGATCAGTGCAAAGTTTCTAGTCTGGATAAAGATGATAAGTTCCCTCCACGTACTACAAACAGTAATGGGGAACAACCAAGGTAACATTTTAGGAAAGATGTGCAAAGGTTAGGAGTTCAGGCCCTTCTAGAgaactcaaaagttttgtttttttccatgctcctgactgagctcaaaatttagcATCTTTTCTTAATTAACTTACAGAATGTAACATTTGGTTATTTATCTCCCAAATCATTCTAAACAGTATACAGTGTATGGCGGTCTGCAGCCTTTGGCCTAAATTTAGGCAGTTTGAAAGCCACAAAACCTCCACAACAACCATGTATCTTTCAAATTGGCACTCTTACCCTGGCAGAGCCGATTGTTGCTTTTCCTTTAACCAATTTATAATATTGTGACCACCCACATTTTCTCTATTTGCTCTGATGAGGGGCTAACACTCTAAACATAAgtttaagaaactctttattgTGGCTAATTTacctatcaactcagttgattaaaccaaaatatcttttaaaaaattttgtttcatagtGATGACAAAATATATCTGATTTGGAATCCACATACATGCTAAAGTCCCAATTGTCCAAGACATTGCTAAATCACAGCTTAAGGGTTAAGATACAACAAATTCATCTTTAAGAAATGTTTCGTGTATCATTTAAATTTACCGATTGATTTGAAAGCTGGTAGGAATGTGATCAATTGGCAAGTTACAGCAATCACCTATGGCTCTCATGACAGACGAGAACCTGTTTACATCAGAAGCATTGGAAATTCAAGGTCGGACttgagttttattattttattgtacAGTTAATAGTTTTGTTTATACACCCTAACCATTTTACTGTTAAGATATACATAGTAGGTCCCTGCCAGTTTGTTGTTAGTAATACATTTGAATCAAGTAGTATCTGTTAGTTGATATTACAGTGTTGATATGAGTAATTGACTTATGACTGAGTTTGATTGAGTGGGATGCAAAAATATTGGCTGCTGGTCATAATGCAGGAACCTCACTGGACTACATATAGGCCAGGATGTCATCTCCTTGAATGAAATATATTCGTGCCTCCCTTTCTGTTAGTAAGCATATAGTGTTCTTGGCACCTTATTGCTAAAAATGCTTTAAATTCAAGGGAGGGTTTCTGTTATTCACCTTTGGGTGAAGGAGGGAAGATGACTGACACAGACTAAAAGATAATCTTGAGATTAattatgttaaccctttacaccctaatatcagtatacatattctccacactgttctttatacatttactaaggtgcctacaaggagaatttgtcagcAAATCAAATGGTTTCTTCCCTGCTgaccatttccttaattctcatgaccttaaatgtgtgattcaggagtgatattgtagggagaaattagatacttggcactcttagggtttaaagggttaagactgtATGCCTTGACTGTATATTGGAAATTATCATTGGACTTTTTACTTATGTTGCCATGTAACCTTAGCTTTGCCATTTTCTTATCTTTCtgagtttgtttcattttgttgttgttgttagggGTGTCTTACACATCAGAGTGCACGCCATGTGAAGCAGGATATTACAACAGTGACGAAGCCCAAGGAAGGTAAAAATACAATCAATGTGAAATTCTAATTGTGGCTAGCATTCTTCAGTTCCAGCATGGTTTTCTCAACATGGATAATTTTAGTTCAGGCCTGAGTTATGAGAAATAAGTTAAGCTTGAGCTGCAGAAACTTGCCTGCCACAATTTGTACTGACTGGGTTTTGAACAGCTTAGTCATGAAATTTTGGTTTCAAACTCTGCCCTCTGCAGCTTACATGCTGGTGATTTTTCACAAGTGTACCTACCACAAATTCCTTGACATACCccataaacatttcatttccaCGATTTAATTATCAAAATGAATTCTTTACTGTCTCTTTTACATTCCCAGTGGTTTTAGCTTTGAGATTTTGACTCTAAATCAAACAAcatcccctagttgatattcTTCTCACTTCTCACTACCTCTctgtttgaaaatgtatttacatggtaaggagaaattcatttttgatCTTGTCATAAGTCAAAAGGGATGTTATTGGCAATTCCTTcagaaaatgatgaattttgATGGTTAAGTTCTGTGTCTTTCAAAGTTAATTCACTTGTAGTAACATTTGTTAATCCAGTGTTTACCAAAAGACATACATAATTTCTGGTATTGATTTCTGACCTTTTGAGTctaattttattgtattttcttgtgttttcagTTGTAAAATGTGTCCTGCAAATACTTTTTCTGCCCCTGGTGCTACAGAGTGCTCAAAATGTAATGAGGTCACTGAATATGCTGGTAAGATTCCCATAGAtatatttgtgatattttattctcttttaatgaaaataagcAATAGATGATATGATTCTTAAAGACTTGTTTTCATCATTTGACAGACCTTGTTGAATgcgtaaaaatttgaaattttaatccaTGATTTTAAGTGGTTTGTGTACAGTAAATAAAATACAGTGTCATgtaattatgaataaaataactttttatgaACAATTCcaaaattaacataatttttaacttgaagTAATTTAAGATATTATATAACTTGTGTTTTTGGGAAGGGATAAATTTTTCACACCAGCTGAACGCAAAAtcctgtgttattttttttcaaaagctcGCGGAGCAAGGAATTGTACATTAAGGAAGCCATGCACAGAGCAAGACTACTACGACATTCGCACAGCTTGTGATAGTGAACACAAGGTATGTGTATTGTGATTAATGGCTGCTGAAGTCTTTGTATCCATTCTATGAACATCAATTCTTTTCTTGGaaaagtgatatatttttttatgttattgtgGTGTAACCCAAGTTACTGAATGAAACAGGGTTTATGCTTCATAAAATATTAGGctattattatccaactgcacaaagtagagtacaaataatgtGTGAATAGAGTATAAATATCCTGCAATATTGCatggttatttggacagttggttattttgtactgtaaaaaacctgtttaaccagttaGCTGCGCATGCTGTGCTTCTctatctgctttgcttttcTCAACTATGAGAAATAATCAGAAAGACATAGCAGAAAAAAATGTAGTTCTTTGTATTTTGACTGGCCCTATGGACTTGTCAAAATATGACACAACTCTTAAAAATACCCAGCAATACTATACACCTAAACGTTCCATGagatatatatattattttgcCCTCTTGTCTCTCAGACCCAAGTAAAGTATATGTGGATAGAACCAAAGATCTGCAGAGATGACGTGGATGGAGCTAAGAAGTTGCCTGCATCTGGCGTGAAGGAAGATTGTCCTCCTTGTAACCCTGGAATGCATCTTAATGGCACAGGCGAAAGCAGTTCTTGTGTCTTTTGTCCTGTTAATGAATTCAGTGATGGCAAAGCAGGTGAGATCTGTTGTGTAGTAGAGCTTCTCATGGTTGGTGATACATTAGCTTGATGGTTAGTGAGACTCTGAATTTAGAGGTCCAGATTTGGCCTGGCTAGACCACGGTGTTGTGTTCCTGGGTACAACACCCTGCTTTCTTGTTACTTTGATCCACAGATCGTTGTGGAGGTGGGAGTGGGGAGGGTGACCTGTGATTGGAATACCTATGGTGGAATAGCTCCCTGTCTAGGAACCAGTATTCCTACACAAACAGAACCTTCAGAATTCTGGGAATAAGCCTCTGTGGGGGTGGAAGTCAACCTTAATTAAAGACTTTACATATTTGCAGATATCTCCTGTAGAGAGTAAACCTTGGACTGTGAAAATCACATGCACCTTTTCCTCATACAGGTTTCTATACAGTACTAACCAAGTTCTTTATGTCTTGCTTAGAGTGTAAGAAGTGTCCAGTGTCCACTGAGCCAGTTTATGGGCATCACCTCACATGGTGGCATAGTGTTCCAGAAAATTTAAGAGCCACTTGTTTCTCTATGTCAGGTGTGTGACACTTCAGGCTGGTTTACATGATGTTCAAGTTGTCCTACAAATGTGTAGCGGTTTGTTGAAAGATGTTTAATAATGTATTCAAGTTCTTATCTGTGcattttggcaatttttgtccaaaaaaatttgttgtggCTGATGTTTGCAGTTAAATTCTGTGAAAACTTCAAAAGTTGAAATGACTTAGTCAAATTGTTGCTGTGTGCAGGGAAGTTTAATTTAGTCTGGGTTGTTGTTTGTTGGTTGTTGGGGGGTAGTTGTTGGTTGTTGGGGGTTTTTACTGACTTGTCTGTACTTATTTTATCAAACAActacttgtttctttttttagatcGTGGATGCACCACAAAGCAGGGCTGGCAACCTCGTGGAAACTACCTTGACAGTGGCATCAATCAAGCAGATGATGTCTACATGACACTGAAACTTCCTGTAGAAGGCTTTGGAAGTCCTGAGGGTCTTAAAAATCCCAAACGTGGCCAGTTTGGTGTTGTGGAGTTTGTCTTTGAATTGATCTGTGATGGAGAGTGTACTTTTAAATTCAAAGAGGTAATTCATATTAGTTGAAAGAGTTCATGAATGTCTACTTACTCCTCTTCACCCTGAATTTCTATATTTCTCAAGAGTTAATTCTTTGAGATATAGCTGTTATTTAGAGAAGTTGTGATGACtagatgataatgatgatgatggccATAATGGTTATGTTGAGATGGTTTGATAATGGAGATGATGGTGATTCTATTGCTgacaaacaatagaaaaaatCCCAAATTTATTTTACTCCTGTCTGGGGAGTAGGAGCAATAATGGACTAGTGGCAAGAGTGCTCGCCTCCCATCGCTGTGGCAGTGGTTCAATTCTTGCACTGTGCGTTGAcattgagtttgttgttggttcttgtCTTTGCTTTGTTGGTTTATTCTCTGCGTTCTCTGGTTTTCCTACCTCCACAAAACTATGATGTAAAACTCCAATTTTATCTGAAGTCAGTGGACAAGGAGGGCCACCTCTGGGAATGTCTGCTGCTTAACTCCTAGTTTAATTACTCCCATTGTTGTTATTGATGTCAGTTATGGTTGTAATGGTTAATTAACTAGCAAAGTTTCAActcatttaattaatttattctttacATTTTGTCTTTCACACATGCAATTTCTAGAAGCCACAGTCTAAAACTACAAATGTGATTCAAACATGGAAAGGGAGAAATGGAAAGCAGAAGTACAggtaacaaaagaaatttcatttaagttattttgatttttaccaGCATTGATTATGATGATTGTTTCCATTGATGCacttttaataaataattatatgaCCAAGTCTTTGTAAACTAAGTTACAAGGAAGTATGTGATaactggaggggagaattactaTCTGATCTAGGGAGCCAAAAGGTTGATAAATAATTCCACAACTgagtgaaaattttaaaggttttttccttttgtttttttttagctacaTCATTTCCTCTAGGAGGGAAACTCAGTTTATCTGGACATTTCAAAAACAGAGTTCCTACTCATTTAGTGATGATCAACTGTCTTACACCTATGGTAGTGATCGgtatgtttctttatttgtaattaCTTTTACCTGTAGTTATGAAGActagaaaaaataagaaataggcAATATATTTTGGGTATTGGACACAGTAAAAATTTGCTTTATATGAAGTGGagaatttttgatgaaaatctttTTCCCCATCTCAGATGGCTCAATTTTAAACTGTTTGGAGTCTTTGTCTCAGGGATCTACCCCTACAAAtgcaggaaaaataaaaaacttttgagTTTGGCTACCTATGAGGAATCAACTTCAGACCTTTTTCCAAAGGATCTGTCCCCTTTTGTGTCCTGGCCTTTAATATGTATAATTTTTGATTAgcaattacttttttcaaaacAGATAAAAATCTTTGCCCTTAACTCAGGTGGCTCAATTAAATTGGTTTGAATCTTTGACCCAGGGTCTGCCTATTATAGTGTCCTGGCCTATATTATAGCTTAGCTATTGATCTCCTGTAGTGTCCTGGCCTTTATTATGACTAAGTATAGTTTTTGATCTGCTATTAATTTTCTCAATAGAGAAAGTTGTTTTTCTGTGTCATTGCAATTGcaaggcaaaaagaaaaaaaacctgagtccccacgaggaatcaAGCCTCAGACCATTTGTATCTTGCTCTGAAATGCTCTACCACAGAGCCACAAAGAACTTGTTGGTTAACATTACTACATTCATATGTGACTGGTTATCAAATATGTGACAAGTTCTCAAGTTATGTCATTCTTGTAATGTTTTAAGACTCAATATAATTATACATTCTCTTTTCCTCCAGAGTGAAGATTTACTCCATTACTGTGAACAACACCATCGATGGAGGTGCTGATCATTGCCGATCCTGTCCAGTATCTTCAGGGAGTGGGTATGTAGTGCCCTTCTGTAGTGAGATCTCTAAAGTTGTGCCTTAAGTCTGCGACACAGCTCACACAAGTGTTAACTACAGTACATTAGCCTGTGGGGTTTGTAGAAACTCTCATACTCAAAATCCCAAGCTTGGCATTTGACCCATCCTATCAttgcaaaatgttttgataGCAATATGTTTTTTGTGGCAAACTATGAAGGgttgtttttgaaattcaatgGGCGGTTTTTAGTGGTAAACAACATTCAATCCTGCAATGCACTTCACTGTTATGACTGATGCATCATGCTTGTCTCTGTTCTCTCTCTTTCAGATGTATAAGCTGTCCCAGGGGTAACTATGTGGATACTGAGAAGCACAAATGTGTGCCGTGCCCtataggtatttttttttcttgtgcatggaaaagaattactttttttgtgtGCTTTGTCAAATCATTTAAGATTCTGCTTTTGCGGTGGAAAAGGGGCCTGAACTTTCTACTCAGATGCTCTCTTTTTTGTCAACAGGCACCTATTTGAACACCAATGACCCATATGGATCTAAAGCTTGTGTCAAATGTGGACCAGGTTTAACCAGGTGCTAAAGATTAACTAATATTTTTGCCTGTCCATTATTTATCATAAAAGCAACAGGCTAGCTTAGTGAGTAGCTTGAATCGTGAAAGAGCAGGAGCCTTAATTTTGCTTTGTACTAGAATTGGActtcatttttgttgtgtttcatttttAGTGAGGCGGGATCCACCATGTGTCATTCTGACTGTTTCTATACCTCCATCAAGCATATGCGACAATTCAACTTTACTGGTCTCCAAGGGTATGTACATTGCTCAGTTATTAATTAGTCTTTTTTAAGGATGTGTAAATGactgaatatatatttttgacaaaaattgtTGCTTTCCGAAGTGGTAAGGAGTAAGAGTAGTGTGATTGTGAGTGTGCTAAAAGTAGGGAGGTTTAGTGTCAATCCAGGGTGAGCCATTGTGTTGTGTTCGTAGACAAGAAGCTTTTCTTCTCACAGCGTCTCTCTCGGCCCAGGAGTGTTTTTGAGTGCCAGTAAACTATCAGGCAAACCTGATGGACTGCTGTGGAGGGAATGGGTACCTAAGATAGGTTAGCTGCCCATTCTGAGGTTGGGGGGAGGTGTGGGTAGTAATTATCCTGTTCACCTCACGCTCCAGAAGCTAGGACAACCTGCAGCAGTAATGGGTGACTTGGATCATGATGTTGTATGGTTAACGTAGTTCCGTTTGTGATTATTTCCACATAGTACCTGTGAACTAACTACAATAATACAACAAGGTGCCTTTACAGACTCTAATTCTCTTTTACTTTATTCATAGACCTCAGAGTGTTGCCACTGGTCCTTCGTTCACCAAGCGTGGCTTCCGGTACTATCACCTCTTCAACATGAATTTGTGTGGACATCCATACAAAATGGCAAAGTGTCACAATAACATCAGTCTTTCCACTGGCAAATCAGTGAGTGTCATCCCTAGATCGGATTCGTAGTTCTCCCATACATTTCTCACGAAGAGCCTACGAGAATTTGGCACTCGATCTTGACGTAATCCTCTCGGCAAGATTCTGTAATATGTCCCCGTAATTAACTTCTTCAAGTCAAATTAATTCGTTTTATCTTTGCAGTCATATGCCCCACTGCAAACTAGGTTGGATTTTTACAACTTGTATTGAAGACAAAATTCTGTTGCAAGGATTTTTCGAGTTGATTTTCGTGTCACACGAAGCTGTAACCTGTGGACTATGTGTACCAACcgaaaccctttacacccaaatatcagtatgcatattctccatacagttctctataaatttcccaaggtgctgatgaggagaattcgtttaacaaatAAGAGCTTCattaattggtgatcatttcttttattcttacgACCCAAatttttgattcaagggtgatatttcACGAAGAAATGAGAAGCCAGTCACCCTTGCGGGTCAAAGGGTTAGAAGACCGCTGACAGTTCTTTTTATCAATCTTAACAGGAAGCCTACAATTTGACTTCACCTGTTTGCCGCATGACCGTTGTTCCTGACCCAGTTCTGATGACTACACAGACATTAAGGTGAGAGAATCACGAGTTACTTCTTCTACAACGAATACAACGCTCGTATTGAACGTTGGCTTTTCAACAGTCCATGCCGTCTGTAGCTGAGTTGTTGGCAAATTCGAGAGATCTTGTTGACGGTTTACTTCAGAAAATAAAGAGTTAAACTTATGGAATTTCAACCGACCCTCACTCAAattcttccccccccctcccctcttacATACATACATGACATCCCACTCTAGTTGAATTCAAACGggataaattttaattttactcatcttctaccaaaaaaaacacattattaatggtttttttcttatatttcagCATTGCAGACCGCCTTGAAGGCATTTATGAAGACATTGCTGACAATAAGACCAACGAAACCTCAGTATTCGCTGGAAAAGAAGGTATGACGACAATGATCAGTGAGTAGTCTAGTAATTTTTAATAGTCGTACACTAGTATCAGTGATAGTGGCAGTGGtagaaaaattgaaagtaacgGTATCAGTAATAAATTTTGCTCATTTATGCCTTTTCTTGTATTTCCGGTCCAGTGAAAAACACCTCAACCTTTTTCTTGTTCAAGTTCCACGGTGACAAGTAAGTGATATATGCCTCGCTTGTTTTCATATTCTATCACTATCGAATGTTTCTAATTGTGTACAAGGTTATACAATTTTGATAAACAGTAGTAAGGAAGTTAAACGAAATTTGGAGTTTGCACCCTTTTTTTCAACTGAGAAAGCAGAATGTGAACCAGGAGAACGTCAGTGCAGCGTCTTGTTGCTTTTACtttttgccaaaaataaaacgaaacgtAGCCAGAAGTCAGTCTTTGCCCGAGACTCTCAACTTTTGTCTGACTATAATTTCCTATAAGCTGTTACCGTTTTTGTACTGAAtgtgtaaaaataatttgatacGTCACTACAAACCCTTTCTTTTGCGACGTGTAAACTTTACAACTTGCTTAAGACtgtacaaaatatttgtttggcaAGTTAGAAATTAAAACAAGAGGTGACTGTAAATTAAGACGGAATGAGAGAGCTTAGGATACAGAAGATTTAAAAAGATGGCTGATGACGAACTTGTAAAACTGAGGCTAAATTTCTTTAGATGGACAGGTTATGACACAGCTTTTTAAATTAATGTATTTCAGACCCACTCAAGCCTGCCCTAATGGCCGGTCAGTTTGGACAACAGTGCTGTGTGACCCTAAAGTAGGAAAGGTACGTTTATGGAGTTGTTTGTCGACTGAAGCTTAATTTAGTGATTTCCCTCGAATGGTGTCTTCTCTTACTAGAGTTGTGACAAAAGAGTGGTCTAATGAGATTGAGAAGATCTTGACGCCTCTCGAATCTCCAAACTTGCTTCTTGGAAGCTTCAAACATTGAGTATCTTGTATTGAGCATTCGAGGTTCGACTCCATTTGTTACAGTACAAAACGCACTTGATTGCGAAAAAACTTTGACTTCTGCTGAGCATGATCCACAAACAGTGAGACCAAACGGCCTTATGACTGTTTACAGTGCTACGTGTACTATGTGATTTTTGCGGATATTTCACAGAAGTGTACAAAAGTATATTGATATATTGCATATTAAGGTAAAC encodes:
- the LOC131794539 gene encoding LOW QUALITY PROTEIN: endosome/lysosome-associated apoptosis and autophagy regulator family member 2 (The sequence of the model RefSeq protein was modified relative to this genomic sequence to represent the inferred CDS: inserted 1 base in 1 codon; deleted 1 base in 1 codon); protein product: MKSRYMLLLVSLAILPLYLHGEKCTQDQITYDFTECDSAEGRWRVAVPKKDGGCTVEGEVPVRQKGCSFTCDPGHYVDVTSKTLECKACAKGTYSVGGGVRFSDWDKLPTGFESRTVDEHYQEYGYDNEYFKEATGANCSKTGWLPSGDSIMSPEDECTSELSYAVTLERDGHVQFDYYYTDDIYTVFRVFVRNDQCKVSSLDKDDKFPPRTTNSXWGTTKVTLKAGRNVINWQVTAITYGSHDRREPVYIRSIEIQGVSYTSECTPCEAGYYNSDEAQGSCKMCPANTFSAPGATECSKCNEVTEYAARGARNCTLRKPCTEQDYYDIRTACDSEHKTQVKYMWIEPKICRDDVDGAKKLPASGVKEDCPPCNPGMHLNGTGESSSCVFCPVNEFSDGKAECKKCPVSTEPVYGHHLTWWHSVPENLRATCFSMSDRGCTTKQGWQPRGNYLDSGINQADDVYMTLKLPVEGFGSPEGLKNPKRGQFGVVEFVFELICDGECTFKFKEKPQSKTTNVIQTWKGRNGKQKYSYIISSRRETQFIWTFQKQSSYSFSDDQLSYTYGSDRVKIYSITVNNTIDGGADHCRSCPVSSGSGCISCPRGNYVDTEKHKCVPCPIGTYLNTNDPYGSKACVKCGPGLTSEAGSTMCHSDCFYTSIKHMRQFNFTGLQGPQSVATGPSFTKRGFRYYHLFNMNLCGHPYKMAKCHNNISLSTGKSEAYNLTSPVCRMTVVPDPVLMTTQTLSIADRLEGIYEDIADNKTNETSVFAGKEVKNTSTFFLFKFHGDKPTQACPNGRSVWTTVLCDPKVGKGSFELPSKCPDGTCDGCRFEILWRTPQACPTCSQFDYRKVISSCESGKKKTTYMWKEPRVCQGGVPLPAERETKCSIFEQSVGSAMRDFKIVIAVVAALVVLMICAVFGLWYNNRKLTYKYHRLVNKSGDNSGELPGVERCVVDDDEEDEEEVHFKVGKDRGKKILKKIKDMASGGKKKEKVTFDDEDDEYFESVHLEPGKDALVGDFQ